Proteins from one Hyperolius riggenbachi isolate aHypRig1 chromosome 4, aHypRig1.pri, whole genome shotgun sequence genomic window:
- the LOC137504778 gene encoding piggyBac transposable element-derived protein 4-like, which yields MAKRLYTAEQAAAILQEDSDSSSSSEWEDLDESDAEWLPMEESDSFSESDSDSESSEPPPAQRARREVQGRGSDTESASEGGSPVPTTSNANVRGQRAARPKRSKPVREHLPYDIAHPQWSTPNMEAPNIPPFTARSGLLVNTQNMQPIDYFSLFLTDTFLDCICEQTNLYAQQKIADNPTAYLARKWVPTTTPELKVFLGLTFNMGLAPKPKLCQFWSTKSIHCMPIYSAAMPRGRYTLLLRCLHFNNNEEQQLHRDDPAFDRLFKLRPIIKHLNETFKEAYMPEKNLAIDESLVPFHGRLGIKQYIPNKRARYGIKVYKLCESGSGYTFTFKIYEGKDSLIEPAGCPPYMGTIERVVLDLLNPLLHQGYHLYVDNFYTSVPLFKFLFSVQTPACGTVRANRKGLPPQVVSKKLKKGETCSQRSNELLALKFKDNRDVLVLTTIHSEATTTVRSRREHRVKPVAIVDYNKFMGAVDLADQVMAPYRIDRKRKAWYKKVAINLMQVAIQNSFVLYNKSGNKGAYLDFLEEIITSLIHESGQPATNQDLVSENVIRLEGNHFPAPIPPTPSKKYPQKKCRICRKNGVRRDTRYHCPKCPSKLGMCLNPCFEVYHTAVRF from the coding sequence TCTGAGCCACCACCAGCTCAGCGAGCTAGGAGAGAGGTACAGGGGAGAGGCAGTGACACCGAATCTGCATCTGAAGGTGGATCACCTGTACCTACCACCAGCAATGCCAATGTCAGAGgtcagagggctgccaggccaaaGCGGAGCAAGCCAGTGAGGGAACACCTACCCTATGATATAGCCCACCCACAGTGGTCCACCCCTAATATGGAAGCCCCTAACATCCCTCCCTTCACAGCAAGAAGTGGTTTATTAGTTAATACCCAGAATATGCAGCCAATTGATTATTTCAGTCTGTTCCTTACTGACACTTTTCTGGACTGTATTTGTGAACAGACCAATCTTTACGCCCAACAGAAGATAGCAGACAATCCCACCGCATATTTGGCAAGAAAATGGGTCCCCACTACTACCCCTGAGCTAAAGGTCTTTTTGGGCTTGACCTTTAATATGGGCCTTGCTCCGAAACCAAAATTATGCCAATTCTGGTCCACAAAATCCATACATTGTATGCCTATCTATTCCGCCGCCATGCCTAGAGGCCGGTACACATTGCTGTTAAGATGCCTGCATTTTAATAACAATGAAGAACAGCAGCTCCATCGTGACGACCCAGCCTTTGACCGGCTATTCAAATTGCGGCCGATCATCAAACATTTAAATGAAACATTCAAAGAAGCTTATATGCCAGAGAAAAACTTGGCTATAGATGAGTCCCTAGTCCCATTCCACGGAAGGCTAGGGATCAAACAATACATTCCCAACAAGAGGGCACGTTACGGGATAAAAGTCTACAAGCTGTGTGAAAGTGGGAGTGGATATACTTTTACGTTCAAGATCTACGAAGGAAAGGACAGCTTGATAGAGCCTGCTGGATGCCCTCCTTACATGGGTACAATTGAGAGAGTAGTCCTGGACTTGCTAAACCCGCTTCTCCACCAAGGGTATCATTTATATGTGGACAATTTTTATACCAGTGTCCcattatttaaatttttattttctgtcCAGACTCCAGCCTGCGGAACTGTTAGGGCAAACAGGAAAGGCCTGCCGCCACAGGTTGTCAGTAAAAAATTAAAGAAAGGGGAGACCTGTAGCCAAAGGAGCAATGAGCTGCTTGCCTTGAAATTCAAGGATAACAGGGATGTCCTAGTTTTGACCACCATCCACTCCGAGGCCacaacaacagtcaggtctcgtaGAGAGCATCGAGTCAAGCCAGTAGCCATTGTTGACTATAATAAATTTATGGGGGCAGTAGACCTGGCCGACCAAGTAATGGCACCATACAGGATTGATAGGAAAAGAAAGGCCTGGTATAAGAAAGTTGCAATAAACTTAATGCAGGTCGCCATTCAGAACTCTTTTGTTCTGTACAACAAATCAGGCAACAAGGGCGCTTATTTAGACTTCCTGGAGGAGATCATAACATCATTGATACATGAATCTGGACAACCTGCCACAAACCAAGACCTGGTTTCAGAGAATGTCATCCGACTCGAAGGAAATCATTTCCCCGCCCCAATCCCCCCTACTCCATCAAAGAAATATCCTcaaaaaaaatgcagaatttGCCGGAAAAATGGAGTTAGAAGGGACACCCGCTATCATTGCCCAAAGTGTCCATCCAAATTAGGAATGTGCCTCAACCCGTGCTTTGAAGTGTACCATACAGCAGTCcgtttttag